From Candidatus Nanohalococcus occultus:
AGGTTTATTGAGAAAACCGATCTTCTGGCCAGCAGCTACGGTGATGTACTGGATATCTATCACTCAAAACTCGATAAGAAAGAGGCTTTAACCCATTACGAGGAAGCTCTTGAACTTCTCAGAGAACAACTCTTGAAGGATTAAAAACTCCTTACCTCAAATTCATTGGTATTAATGAAGACAAGAAAAGTAGGAGTAGGAGACCCGGAGCTGGCTGTAGTAGGCTCCATACACGGGGATGAACCCTGTGGAAAGAAAGCGATAGAAAAATTCCTGGACAGCGAGTACGAGGTCCAGAAACCGATCAAGTTCCTCATCGCAAACGAAAAAGCGCTTGAACAGAACAAGAGATTTCTTGAAGCGGACCTAAACCGCAGCTTCCCAGGGGATCCGGAAAGTGAAAAACATGAGGAAAGACTTGCAGCAAAGATAGTAGATGAGCTGGAAGGCTTGAAGATCTTAGATATTCACTCCACTCGCTCCCAGCCAACTCCGTATGCGGCTTTCGGAGGGATGGATGACCGGACGCTTGATGTAGTCTCCTCGGCAGGAATGAAGAAAGCATGTTATTTTCCGGAAGGATCAGGATCTCTCAACAGTGTTATATCTGGATCGGTCGTGGAAGTCGGACCGCAGGGAACGGAAACTGCTGAAAAACAGGCTTACGAAGTCTTGATCAACTTTCTGGCGGCTGAAGGCATAATCGATGCTGACTACGAGAAGACGGATCCTCTGATCGTTGAAAAGTACGAGACCGTAAGCGGCGGCGACTGGGAGTTTAAGGCAACGAACTTCGAGAAAGTTGAGCCTGGAGAGGTTTTCGCAGAACACGGTACGACCCAGCTGACCTCGACGGAAGGTTTCTACCCTGTCTTGATGTCAACCAACGGCTACGAGCTGATACTTGGTCACAAGGCCCGGAAACTCGGTAAAGCCTCGGAGCTACAGGATTGACCGGAGCTTATTCAAGAATAAGTGAGGAACTGGTTTCCATGACTGACAAAGAAGAGTATGAAGTAACTCCGTGGGATGTAGAGGGAAACGTTAACTACAACGAGCTGATCGAGAAATTCGGAACGGAAAGAATCGACGATGAGATCAGAGAAAAAATAATTGAGGCAGCGGGAGAAGATCACCTCTACCTCCGCAGAGACTTCATATACTCCCACAGAGACATGGATAAGATACTGGAAGATTATGAGGAAGGAGAGGACTTTTTCCTATACACCGGTATCGGACCCAGCGGAAAGATGCATATCGGCCACGTAATATCCTTTTACTTCACCAAGTGGCTGCAGAAAGCCTTCGATGTCAACGTCTACATCCAGGTAACCGACGATGAGAAACACTGGGACAGGGACATGAGCTTCGAAGAGATCGATAAAAACGCAAAACAAAACATCAGAGAGATCGCAGCGGTCGGCTTCGATCCGGACAAGACCTTCATCTTCCGGAACCGCGAATACATGGGTAACATGTACGATGGAGTTGTCAAGGTCGCAGGCAAGATCAACAACTCGACGGCAAGCGCCGTATTCGGCTTTGAAGGATCTACAAACATAGGAATGAACTTCTGGCCGGCCATCCAGTGTATGCCGACCTTTTTCGAGAACAAGAGATGTTTGATACCGGCAGCTATCGATCAGGATCCGTACTGGAGAATACAGAGAGATATCGCAGAGAAACTAGGTTACTACAAGACCGCTGCGATCCACTCAAAGTTCATACCGGCCCTTACAGGTCCTGACGGGAAGATGAGTTCATCGAAGCCTAAAACAGCTATCATGCTCGATGACTCGCCGGAAGAGATCGAGAAAAAGGTAAAGCAGAATGCTTTCTCAGGCGGCGGAACCACGCTTGAAGAACACAGAGAAAAGGGTGCGGACTTATCGGTAGATGTATCCTATCAGTGGCTTCACAACCTGCTGTTAGAAGATGATGAACAGTTGGAGAAGATCGCAAGAGAGTACTCTTCCGGGGAGATGCTGACAGGCGAGATAAAGGAGATTCTGATCGAAGAGCTACAGGAGTTCATCGGCGCACACCAGGAACGGAAGGAAAATGCCGATGAGCTGGTTCAGCAGATGATGTACGATGGGGATCTAGCCCAAGAAATGTGGGATAAAAAGATCGATCTAGAGCCTGGAAAATAGCTCAAAAACGGTTTAAACCACCGACGGCTGAAATATCTTTATGCTACCGGAGTTGATCCTGAGAGAGGAAAAACAAAAGAATTATCCTCTACTGTTTTCTCTTGGATTAGTGTCAGCTCTGGTAGGTATAAAACTAGCCCAGGTTCTTTTCCCCGGTAAATCGGCGTTCGCAGCGGTAATGTTTGCCGCAATCCC
This genomic window contains:
- a CDS encoding succinylglutamate desuccinylase/aspartoacylase domain-containing protein; translated protein: MKTRKVGVGDPELAVVGSIHGDEPCGKKAIEKFLDSEYEVQKPIKFLIANEKALEQNKRFLEADLNRSFPGDPESEKHEERLAAKIVDELEGLKILDIHSTRSQPTPYAAFGGMDDRTLDVVSSAGMKKACYFPEGSGSLNSVISGSVVEVGPQGTETAEKQAYEVLINFLAAEGIIDADYEKTDPLIVEKYETVSGGDWEFKATNFEKVEPGEVFAEHGTTQLTSTEGFYPVLMSTNGYELILGHKARKLGKASELQD
- a CDS encoding tryptophan--tRNA ligase, with product MTDKEEYEVTPWDVEGNVNYNELIEKFGTERIDDEIREKIIEAAGEDHLYLRRDFIYSHRDMDKILEDYEEGEDFFLYTGIGPSGKMHIGHVISFYFTKWLQKAFDVNVYIQVTDDEKHWDRDMSFEEIDKNAKQNIREIAAVGFDPDKTFIFRNREYMGNMYDGVVKVAGKINNSTASAVFGFEGSTNIGMNFWPAIQCMPTFFENKRCLIPAAIDQDPYWRIQRDIAEKLGYYKTAAIHSKFIPALTGPDGKMSSSKPKTAIMLDDSPEEIEKKVKQNAFSGGGTTLEEHREKGADLSVDVSYQWLHNLLLEDDEQLEKIAREYSSGEMLTGEIKEILIEELQEFIGAHQERKENADELVQQMMYDGDLAQEMWDKKIDLEPGK